The sequence TGAACTGCAAGACAAACTCCCTGAATTCAAAGATTCCGGCCTCGAAACTATCCGGCGAAGAGGCATAGCTGAGGTCATAAAAGCAACTACCTTTTTTGAGGACGACAGTGCCTATTTTAACCGAGGTCTTATCCAACTTTCCCCGGTATACGCTCTCCAGGGCATTTTCCCCGCCCACCACTATTTCTTCTCTATGAATTAGCTCTTTATCGCTAATACCCAAAATAAGGGAGTCGGAAAGTGCCTTCAAGCTGTACTTAACCTCTTTATTATCTTTATTGCAGGTTGAATTAACCGTTATCGTTGACCCCAGCTTCTCATTCCAGAATGCTAGGTCTCCCCCCTTTATGTTTATCCTCTTCCATCCGTCTGCCAGCTCCCCGATCTCGTAGCTGGTGCGGTCGGTTTGATATATGCGCCCTTTAAGTACCCCTTTCGAGGAGTCGGCCGCGGCATAGTAACGGGCAAATTTTACCACCGAGCAGGAGTTAAAAAAAAAGGTAAATAGAAGTGATACAAGAAAAAGCCTCTTCATATTCAGCCGGAATATAACGATGCAAGATGTACGACAAATAAATGATGCATGATTCATGATGCATGATAAAAAAATAAATCGTGCATCTTGTATCTAGATTAATTTTATTCGTTAATACTTCACTGCAACTTGATGTCACAGGTTACTTCATGATTATATTAAACCAATCAACTGAAAGAGCAATCCAGCTACGATAGCACATACCGGGAGGGTAAAAATCCAGGCTAATATGATATCCCTAGCGATTCCCCACCTAACCGCAGAAAATCTTATGGAAGAGCCTACGCCCATTATCGAGGATGCAATCACGTGTGTCGTGCTCACCGGCATTCCCAGTGATGCGGCCCCTAGAAGCACGATCGATGCCGAAGTCTCCGCGGCAAAGCCGTGAATGGGCTTCAGTTTCAGGAGGTTGACTCCAAGGGTTCTTATCACCTTCCACCCGCCTAAAGCGGTTCCCAGAGCCATCACCGTGGCACATGCGGTTATTACCCAGAATGGCACCTCTATCTTATCGAGAAAACCCCCGCTCACCAGGGCTATAGTTATCACTCCCATAACCTTTTGTGCATCGTTAGTGCCGTGGCTTAACGCCATGAATCCGGCAGAAACCAACTGGAGCTTTCCGAAATATCTATTGATCTTGTATGGAGAGGAGCGGTGGAAAAGCCAGGTAAGACAATACATCAAGAAAGCCCCCACCAAAAAACCGAGGACAGGAGAGATAATAAGAGCAAGGAGTATTTTGAAGACACCGTCAAGTTTAAGTGCCGCAAAACCTTTTGCTGAGACGGTAGCCCCGATGATCCCGCCGATCAACGAATGAGATGCGCTGATCGGAAGCCCCAGCCTAGTCATAAGCGCCGTCCACCCGGCAGCAGTGATCATGGCAGTTAAAACTGCGGTTTGAGTGATGGTAGCGGGGTCGGTGATATCACCGCCTATTGTTTTTGCCACCCTGGTGCTCAAGTATGCACCTAAAAAGTTCAAAACCGCGGCGAACATCACCGCTTGAAAGGGGGAAAGAACCCTCGTCGATACCACCGTGGCAATTGCATTAGCCGAGTCGTTCCAACCGTTTGTGAAGTCAAATAAAAGGGCGACTGCTACAACCAATGCAGTCAATAAAAGCACATCAGGCATGCTCAAGCACTATTCCTTCCAGTATGTTTGCCACATCTTCGCAGATGTCTATGGCATCTTCGAGCGTCTCGTAGATATCCTTCCATTTGATTATCTCTATAGGTTCGGAGGTTGAATTAAATAAAATTGATAGCGCATTCCTGAAGGTTCTATCCCCCTCGTTTTCGAGCCGGTTGATTTCTATACAGATGTCCAGGATGGTGCGGGGGTTTTTTATATTCCGTAGTTCGCCCACTCCTTTTGCCACCTGTGCTATAGCCCTCTCTAGTATGCCAATTAAAGCCAAAGCTTCCGGTGTAGAGCTCTTTATCTTGTAGAGGAAAACCCTCTCACAGGCAGAATCGATCAGATCAAGAATATCGTCTAGCCTGGTTATAAGGTTGTAAATGGACTCGCGGTCGATAGGAGTGACAAACGTGGTGTGTAATTTGGACACGGTCTCATGGGTTATATGATCCGCTTCGTGCTCAACGTCTTTTATAGCCCTGGCCTTTTCTTCGGCATGAGATAAATCCTGCATCATATTTTTAAAAAGCCCTACTCCATTCACTATCTTTTCCGATGCCTGGTCGAAATAGTCGAAGAACTTCTCCTCTTTTGGGAAAAATCTAACCATAATGACCCCTTAGCATGTTTTTTTAGAGATATAGTGGACTAAGTTGAACGGGTTTCAATCTTACTTGAAACCACAGCCAAAAACAAGCATGATAACTTTAACTTCAGAGCTAACGTTGGAGTCAGTAGAAATTGAGCAGAGTTCGAGTTTTTACGACAGCCTATTGTTCCTTTTGCTATGCGGCAAAAGCCCTTCTCGACCGTAAGGGAATAAGATATGAAGAAATTGACGTCTCGAAAGACCCAGCCATGAAAAGAAAAGTGATGGATGAAATAGGCTGGAAGACAGTGCCGATCATTCTTATTGACGGCAAACTAATCGGCGGCTTTCAAGACCTGAAGGCCCTGGATATAGAGAAAAAACTGGATGAAATGCTTAAATAATTAAGTGGTCCGTGTTCTGGGTTTCGGGTTTAAAGTTTTTAACTCGGAACTCGAAACTCTAAACTGTAATTAAGTTTGACTCACTATTGACTCTAATTTAACCTAACTCCCATGGAAGTAAGAGCAAGATTTGCCCCGAGCCCCACCGGGGCGCTTCATATCGGCGGTGCCCGGACGGCCATATTCAACTGGCTCTTTGCCAGGCATTATCAGGGGAAATTCATCCTCAGGATAGAAGATACCGACCGCACCCGCTCTACTGAAGAGTCCATCGCCGAAATACTGGACGCCATGACCTGGCTTGGTCTTGACTGGGATGAGGGGCCGTTCAGGCAATCGGATAGGTTATCCATTTATCAAGGCTACGTTAATGAGCTTCTTCAGTCGGGTAAAGCCTACAGATGTTATTGCACCCCGGAGGAGCTTGAAGCCAGGAGAAAAGAGGCACAGAGCCAGGGAAGGGTATATAGGTACGAGGGAAAATGTAGGGGTCTAGAGTCCCATCCTTCCGACAAGCCATTCGCCATTCGACTCCTAGTACCGGAAGAAGGAATTATAAAAGTAGAAGATTTAATAAGAGGCACTATTACCTTCGATGCCAAAGAGATTGACGATTTCGTCATCCAAAAAACGGACGGGTTTCCCACCTATAATTTCGCCGTGGTCATCGATGACGTAACCATGAAAATAACCCATGTCCTACGGGGAGACGACCACATAGCCAATACCCCGAAGCAGATTCTTATCTACCAGGCTCTTGGTTATGAAGCTCCTAAGTTTGCCCACGTCTCTATGATTCTCGGGCCAGATAAAACCAAACTGAGCAAAAGGCACGGTGCTACTTCGACCATTGCCTATAGAGAAATGGGGTATCTTCCGGAGGCACTGGTGAATTATTTAGCCCGCCTCGGCTGGTCCCACGGAGACCAGGAAATTTTTTCTAAAGAGGAGTTAGTCGAGAAATTCACGCTTGAAAATGTGGGGAAATCCCCAGCAGTTTTTAACCCGGAGAAACTCCTCTGGCTGAACGGTTGGTACATAAGAAATAAACCCGCAGAGGAGATTGCTAAGCTGGTTATTCCTTTCCTCGATAAGAAGGGATTTAAGGTCACACAAGATAAAAAGCTTATAAAAATCGTGGAGAGCTTAAGGGAAAGAGCTAAGACCCTCGTCGACCTGGCCGACTCTGCAGACTACTTCTTCTTAGAGGAAGTTAAATACGAGGAAGCAGCCAGGAAGAAGTTTCTCACGCCTGAAGTAATTCCGCTTTTTGAAATCCTGATAGATAAACTCTCTTCTCTCAACGACTTTACCGCTCCCGAATTACAAAAGATATTTGGAGAGATTATCGAAAAGAAAGAACTAAAGATGGTTCAGCTTGCCCAGCCGGTAAGGGTCGCCCTAACCGGAGGAACGGTAAGTCCCGGAATATTTGAAGTCATGGAGATTCTGGGGAAAGAGAAGGTCATAGGAAGATTAAAAAGCGCCGTCCAGGCTATTTCCCGTTGCTGAGCCTGTAACAGCATCATTAGCCCCACAGGACAAAATGATTTATATAGCGCTGATGAATTAAACAACCAGCAGGCTATGACTTAAGCCTTTTAATGATTTCTTGCACCTGCTGATAACCCTCCTCATTACCCTCTTTCTTATACAGGATTGCTGCTATTTCCAGGTCATCGAAACCGGATGAATCTTTATTGGCAAGGCGGGCCACACCCCGGTAACGATAAGCCACTGCATTATCCGGTTCCATAAGGATGACCTGGCTGTAATCCTGTATGGCTCCGTTAAGATCACCAAGCTCAAATCTGGTGTAACCTCTAATCAGATATGTGTTTACCAGCTTGGGATTGATGAGAAGGGCTTCATTCAGGTCCTCAAGAGCTCCTTTAAAATCACCTTTTGAGTAGCGAAAAGCCCCACGGGCGGAGTAGGCATTGGCAAGCTTGTCCAGGGTGAGATTGTAGTTATCTATATCGCCTTTTTCTAAATAAACTTCCGCTTGTTTACTGTATTCTTCCACTTTGTCCGCTTCCCCGAAGATGGTGGTTTGCTTTCCTTCTTTTCTTTTCGGGGCTGTAGGCGCATAGATTTCAAACGAGCCGGTTGCGACCTGTGCACCCTCGATGTATAAATCCACCCGGTAAGTACCGGTGGACCATTTCCCGGGCTCTTTCCAGCCATAGCCATGATAGAGATAAGACCCGGACCAGCCCGGTTCTACGAAACTATTGAAATTCTGTGTGGTGATGACTTTGTTGTCAGGTCCATACCAAACCTCCACTATGGTAAAGTTGATGCGTCGGCTAGGAGGGGGCGTGTGTTCGAGAGCGAGTTCCCAGAATATGTATCTGGTCTTCGATTTTTCGAAGAGGTTTTCATAAACCCTTTGTCCTTGTGGAAGCGAAGTATAAGGCCCTTCAAAGAAACGGAATGACGTCACCTTTGCATTGAGCGAAGGTATGTAGACGGACGAGTTCTGAGCTTTAGCCTCCGGGTGGGAAAGCGGAATTGTCAGGATTATCAGAGAACTGGCAAGCACTTTTGGTAAAAATGACATTTTATTCATAAGTAATCTTGGAAAAGTTATCATTCTCGTTCCTCCAAAATTAGGATTTCCTTTTATCTCATCGAAAAAACTCATTCGATATTAAACCCATGCATTCTTTTAAGAAACTAATATAACCGATTAAAGGGTGAGCAATATCAAGGCCGACAGCATACTCGGTAAACGAGTCAATACCGACTGCGGGCAAAACCCTCAATGGTTGAATCCAGCTTATATCTGCTGAAGTCTTTATGTTTAAGCTAAGACAGGTTCGATTTGCCTATGAGTTACAAGCTCAGTATTTATAGAACCCTCTACCCGTCTTCCTTCCCAGCCATCCGGCGCGAACCATCTGGCGTAAAAGGGGAGCGGCGCGGAACTTCGGGTCCCGGAACTCCTTGTATAAAACGTCTATCACATCCAGTGTTACATCGAGCCCGATGAGGTCGATGAGCGCAAGCGGACCGAGCGGTTGATTTGTCCCGAGCTTCATAGCCTTATCTATATCTTCGGCACTGCCCACCCCGTCCTGAAGGGCAAACACGGCCTCGTTGAGCATAGGCATGAGAACCCGGTTTACGATGAACCCGGGTACGTCCTTGGTCTTAACTGATTCCTTCCCCAGGGATTTTGCAAACTCGCAAGCAAACTCGAAAGTCTCGTCGGATGTGGTGAGGGCTTTTATTACCTCTACCAGCTTCATAACAGGCGCAGGATTAAAGAAGTGCATCCCTACTACTTTATCCGGTCTTTTGGTGCTTACCGCTATCTCCACTATAGAAAGCGAGGAGGTATTGGTAGCCAGGACAATCTCCGGCCGGGTAGAGGCGTCCAGACTGGTAAAGGTCTCTTTCTTTATCTCCAAGTTCTCAAAAATAGCCTCTATTACCAAATCCACATCGGATAAATCGCTATACATCTTGGTAACGTAAATCCTGGAGAGAATAGACTTGCTGTCCTCTTCGCTCATCTCACCCTTTTTTACGAACCTGGCCATGCTGTTCTTTATGGCGGTCATTCCCCGGTCGAGCGCGGAATCGGAAACGTCCAATAAAACGACCTCCCTGCCGGACGAAGCCACCACCTGAGCGATTCCAGAACCCATTGTTCCTGCTCCGACGACGCCAACCCTTTTCACATCCTCAACCTTTAAAACCATGACTACCTCCTTTAACTTGAGAATTCCCTGTGGCTTGCCCATACAATTCTCCTCCCCCCTTGCGGGGGAGGATTAAAGGTGGGGGGAGCTTAAAATTACCTTATTCACCCTCCCCTTCATCCCTCCCATCAAGAAAGGGGAAATTTTCGGATACCCTGCAGCTCACTGCAGGGTGGTTCATTCTCAATATCGATTTTAAAAAGGTATTATACCCAACAAATACATGATTACTTGCCACAAAGACATAAAGATGGAATATGGAATACGGAAGTCAGGAGTCAGAATACAGAATTCGGAGGAAAACTAATCCGCTGACTCTTGACTCCTAAATTCCTTCTTCGCGTCTTTGTGCCTTAGTGGTGATTGACACCTCAGGACCAAGCCCGTCCTGAGCGGAGTCAAAGGGCCTCTACGGATTAAAAAAACGAATGGCGCTTCTACATCGTTGATTGTATCGAATGGGTGCCACTATAGAGTAAGCTTTAAACCTAATTCCCTCGTTTAACAATCAAGGAACGATAAGATTTTGTACCCTGATGAAATCAACGGGTTGGTCTATTCTTGGCACGGAAACAATATGGAACGGAAAACCGGGAGCCGGCGGGGGTGGGTCGCTCTCATCATCTCTTACGATAACAGCCAATTCCGAATCAAATTCAAGAACAGCCTCTATTTCCGTTCCTAAAGCGTCTATATCCTGCATGGAAACCATTACCATCTGAGTTGAGAAATCTATATCGGGTAAAGGAGTTCCTGTTTCAGAGGAATAAACAGAGAAAAAGCAGCTGTCCCTAAATCTATCCCAATCTTCCTCGGTTTTGATAACTATTTGGTTCACTCCCCAAGCTTCTATGCATTTATCGCTCAAAGAATCGGGAGGAATCCCCACAAAAGCTCTATCCATAACAATATTTGTTATCTCTAACTCTCCTACAAAATCATCCCGGCTTTCTTGCTCGCTTATGACCTCGTCAACCGTTTGATCCGTAACAGTAGTTGTACTCCCGCCCACATTAAGGTCGAAACAGGGATTGGATGACATTTCGGAGAAGCAGATATTTATGGTTCCCCCACCGTCGTCGTTACAGCTTAGAATAAAAATGAACAAAGGAATCAAGATAAGCCACTTTCTCATTATATTGCCTCCTAAGATGATTCTCAGAATTTAAAACTACAATTAAGGACATTATCTGAAGAGAAAACCAATTCTACAGCTTGCTTTATTACCCATACTCGGGATTAGTGATAACTTATTTTATCAAAAAATGTCAATAGGTTATTTTAACTTCACATTATATTTGCATTCGCATGATTCAGGGGCACATGGATAAGCCCCATTAATGGCTCAATTCGCTGGTTGAAAGCAATTAGCGGACAAATTAAAATACCCAAGAATGAAAGTGATAGGGCTTACCGGGAATATTGCCTGCGGGAAGAGCGTCGTAGCTAGAATGTTCGAGGAGCTTGGAGCCAAAATCATCGATGCCGACCGGATAGCCCGGTTGGTTGTCGAGCCGGGCGAACCTGCCTGGAAAGAAATAGTGGAGAAATTTGGGGAAGGAATTCTAAATACCGACAGAACTATCGACCGGAACAAGCTCGGAGAAATCGTCTTTAATGACGATGAAAAAAGAGAAGAGCTTAACCGGATTACCCATCCTAGGATCATTGAAAGAATAAAGGGAAAAATAGAAGAATACAGAGGAGAAAAGGCCAAGGTGGTGATGATTGAAGCGGCGCTGATAGTGGAAAAAGGGGGCATGAAGCCGCTTATTAGTGACCTAATAGTGGTTACCGCGGACGAGGAGACACAGATAAAGAGGTTAACCGAAAGGAGCGGGCTTTCCAGAGAAGAGGCGCTTTCGCGAATCAGGTCTCAGATGCCCATATCGGAGAAGGTAAAGCATGCAACCTACGTGATCGACAATTCAGGCAGTTTGGAGCATACCAGGCAACAGGTCGAAGCGATCTGGAAAAGGATAAAACCGTAATTTTATTGCCACTAAGGCACCAAGGCACGAAGTAGTAGAGACGCAAAACTTTGCGTCTCTACCATTTCTTGGCTTCTGAATTCCGGATTCTAAATTCCTGGTCTTAAATCTGTATTAACCTCTTCTTATTATTCCTTCGTGTCTTAGTGTCTTTGTGGTTAATTAATTGTGTTTTGATTAGGATTTATTTGTCTGGTATAGTTCACACCATTTTTATGGATGAAATTCAAGGGGTTAACCCCTCTGGTCTTCTAAAACCTTTGTGTTAATCTAAGCTGTCTCAAATGGATAAGATAACACTATGGCAAGCACTGGGAATTCTCAAGTTAATGGAGCCTTAAGACATGGCTGGTCATGTTTAGGGTTCAAGAGTACATATTCGTCGAGCCTAAACAGAGGGAAGGAGTATAGAACATGAAGGACAAAATAGCACTTCTTGAGGAAAAAGAGAGGGAAGCGGAGTTAGGCGGAGGAGAAGAGAGAATCAAGAAGCAGCACGAGATGGGCAAACTCACGGCCAGGGAGCGGATAGACCTCCTTCTCGATAAGGGCACGTTTGTAGAGCTGGATAAGTTCGTGGTTCACCGCTGCACCGACTTTGATATGCACAAGAAGAAATACCTTGGCGACGGTGTAGTAACCGGGTATGGCAAGATCGACGGGCGTCAGGTGTTTGTCTTCGCTCAGGATTTTACCGTTTTTGGTGGTTCCCTGGGAATAGCCTACGCAAAGAAGATATCCAAGATCATGGACCTGGCCATGGAAGTGGGCGCCCCGGTAATCGGACTCAACGATTCCGGTGGCGCAAGGATACAAGAAGGCGTGGAAAGCCTGGCCGGGTATGCCGATATATTCTTAAGAAACGTCCTCAGCTCCGGTGTAGTTCCTCAAATCTCGGCTATCCTCGGCCCATGCGCCGGGGGAGCGGTCTATTCTCCGGCTATGACTGACTTCATTCTAATGGTTAAGGATACGAGCTATATGTTCATCACCGGGCCCGACGTTATCAAAGCGGTTACCCACGAAGAGGTAAGCAGGGAAGAACTAGGCGGGGCAATGGTTCACAATTCCACGAGCGGCGTAGCCCACTTTGCAGCAACGGACGACCGAGAGTGCCTTCTGCTGATTCGGGAGCTTTTGAGCTTCCTCCCCTCGAACAACATGGAAGACCCACCCAGAATCCGAAGCGACGACCCGGCGGACAGGCGTGATACCCGGCTTAGGGGGATAGTCCCCGAAAATCCGAACAAGCCCTATGACATCAAGGAGCTAATTAGAGGTGTAGTTGACGACGGATTCTTTTTTGAGATTCAAGAGCACTTCGCCCAAAACATAGTGATCGGCTTTGCCAGAATGGGCGGCCGGGTGGTGGGAATCGTGGGAAACCAGCCTAACGTGCTGGCCGGTTGTCTCGATATAAACGCCTCCATAAAGGGCGCCCGGTTCGTTAGATTTTGCGATTGCTTCAACATCCCCCTGCTCACCTTTGTCGACGTTCCCGGTTTTCTCCCGGGCACGGCCCAGGAATGGGGCGGGATCATCAAGCACGGCGCAAAGATTCTCTATGCCTACTGCGAAGCCACCGTGCCCAAGGTTACGGTCATAACCAGGAAGGCTTATGGCGGGGCTTACGACGTGATGTCGTCGAAACATTTAAGGGGTGATATCAACTTTGCTTATCCCACGGCGGAGATCGCCGTGATGGGCCCCGAAGGCGCGGTCAACATAATCGCCAGAAGAGAGATCGAGCAGGCTGAAGACCCTGCCGCGGAAAGGGCAAGACTGGCCGCGGAGTACAGAGAAACCTTCGCTAATCCTTATAGAGCGGCTGAACTGGGATATATCGACGAGATTATAAGGCCGGAGGATACAAGACCGCGGGTAATAGCGGCTTTAGAGATGCTTGAGGGGAAAAGGCAAACCAATCCCCCGAAAAAGCACGGGAATATACCGTTGTAAATTAGAGCAGCGAGCCACGAATTGACACTAATACTCACGAATGAAGATTATAATTGTTCTCTGGTTTACGTGTTAACTCGTTAACGCGATAACACTTTAACTCGACAACCGAATATCTATTAGTGTAAATTCGTGTTCATTTGTGGCTAAAAAGAACTCATGAGGAATAAAAAGATGTTCAAAAAGATTCTCATCGCTAACAGAGGGGAAATCGCCATCCGGATTATCCGGGCATGTCGGGAATTAGGAATTAAGACCGTGGCGGTATACTCCGATGCCGACCGCCGTTCCCTTCATGTGGCCATGGCGGACGAGGCCTATCATATCGGCCCTCCCGCTCCGGGAGAAAGCTACTTGGTGATAGAAAAGATAATCGATGTAGCAAAGCGCTCCGGTGCAGAGGCCATTCACCCGGGATACGGCTTTCTCTCGGAGAAGGAAGCCTTTGCCGAGGCGTGCGAAAGGGAAGGAATCATATTCATAGGTCCTTCTTCCGAGGCCATACGGCTTATGGGAGATAAAATAACGGCGAGAAAAATAGCACAAAAGGCAAAAGTGCCACTGGTTCCGGGCTCGGATGGAGCAGTAACCGATGTCGAAGCCAAGGGTGTTGCCAAAAGGATAGGCTTTCCGGTGATGATAAAGGCCTCCGCCGGTGGAGGCGGAAAGGGGATGAGGCTTGTACGAAAACAGGAGGAATTCGAGAGTGCCCTGCGTATGGCTAGAAGCGAAGCCCATTCTGCATTTGGAGACGACTCGGTTTACATAGAAAAATTCGTCGAGCAGCCTCGTCACGTCGAGATTCAGGTGATAGGCGACTCACATGGCAATATTTTGCACCTCTTCGAGCGCGAATGCTCGGTTCAAAGGAGACACCAAAAGGTAATCGAAGAAGCCCCTTCCCCGGCTATAAGTCCTAAGACCAGAAAGAAGATGGGGGAGGTCGCGGTCAGAATAGCCAAGGCCGTTTCCTACCGCGGCGCTGGCACGATTGAGTTCATCATGGACCAAAAGGAGAATTTCTATTTCCTGGAGATGAACACCCGCGTGCAGGTAGAGCATCCGGTGACGGAGATGATCACCGCGTTTGACATCGTAAAGTGGATGATCAGGATTGCCGCCGGTGAAAAACTGCCTTTCAAACAAAAGGACATATCCATGAAGGGCCACGCGCTCGAATGCCGGGTATATGCGGAGGATCCCAAGACTAAGTTCCTTCCCTCCCCGGGAAAGCTGGAATATGTAAAAGCCCCCAGCGGACCGGGCATAAGGGACGATTCGGCCATATATAGCGGGTACGAGGTTACCCCTTTTTATGACCCCATGTTGTCAAAGCTGGTCGTTTGGGCGGACACCAGGAAAGAAGCGATAAATAAAATGAGAAACGCACTCAGAGAATACGTGGTACTGGGGGTGAAGACCAACATCGGCTTTCTGGGAAGGGTAATGGAGAACGACGAGTTCATCCAGGGTAAGATCGACACCGGTTTTATAGACCGCCATCCCGAACTCCTGGAGTCCAACGGAAATAACCTACAATACGCCCTCATTGCCGCGGCCATTGCCATGAGGAATTCGACAAAGGAAGTGGAGTCATCAAAAGACACACCGGTGTCTAACTGGAAGCTTTTTGCCAGAAAATTAGCC comes from Thermodesulfobacteriota bacterium and encodes:
- a CDS encoding inorganic phosphate transporter, which gives rise to MPDVLLLTALVVAVALLFDFTNGWNDSANAIATVVSTRVLSPFQAVMFAAVLNFLGAYLSTRVAKTIGGDITDPATITQTAVLTAMITAAGWTALMTRLGLPISASHSLIGGIIGATVSAKGFAALKLDGVFKILLALIISPVLGFLVGAFLMYCLTWLFHRSSPYKINRYFGKLQLVSAGFMALSHGTNDAQKVMGVITIALVSGGFLDKIEVPFWVITACATVMALGTALGGWKVIRTLGVNLLKLKPIHGFAAETSASIVLLGAASLGMPVSTTHVIASSIMGVGSSIRFSAVRWGIARDIILAWIFTLPVCAIVAGLLFQLIGLI
- a CDS encoding DUF47 family protein; its protein translation is MVRFFPKEEKFFDYFDQASEKIVNGVGLFKNMMQDLSHAEEKARAIKDVEHEADHITHETVSKLHTTFVTPIDRESIYNLITRLDDILDLIDSACERVFLYKIKSSTPEALALIGILERAIAQVAKGVGELRNIKNPRTILDICIEINRLENEGDRTFRNALSILFNSTSEPIEIIKWKDIYETLEDAIDICEDVANILEGIVLEHA
- a CDS encoding glutaredoxin domain-containing protein, with product MSRVRVFTTAYCSFCYAAKALLDRKGIRYEEIDVSKDPAMKRKVMDEIGWKTVPIILIDGKLIGGFQDLKALDIEKKLDEMLK
- the gltX gene encoding glutamate--tRNA ligase; translated protein: MEVRARFAPSPTGALHIGGARTAIFNWLFARHYQGKFILRIEDTDRTRSTEESIAEILDAMTWLGLDWDEGPFRQSDRLSIYQGYVNELLQSGKAYRCYCTPEELEARRKEAQSQGRVYRYEGKCRGLESHPSDKPFAIRLLVPEEGIIKVEDLIRGTITFDAKEIDDFVIQKTDGFPTYNFAVVIDDVTMKITHVLRGDDHIANTPKQILIYQALGYEAPKFAHVSMILGPDKTKLSKRHGATSTIAYREMGYLPEALVNYLARLGWSHGDQEIFSKEELVEKFTLENVGKSPAVFNPEKLLWLNGWYIRNKPAEEIAKLVIPFLDKKGFKVTQDKKLIKIVESLRERAKTLVDLADSADYFFLEEVKYEEAARKKFLTPEVIPLFEILIDKLSSLNDFTAPELQKIFGEIIEKKELKMVQLAQPVRVALTGGTVSPGIFEVMEILGKEKVIGRLKSAVQAISRC
- a CDS encoding tetratricopeptide repeat protein; the protein is MITFPRLLMNKMSFLPKVLASSLIILTIPLSHPEAKAQNSSVYIPSLNAKVTSFRFFEGPYTSLPQGQRVYENLFEKSKTRYIFWELALEHTPPPSRRINFTIVEVWYGPDNKVITTQNFNSFVEPGWSGSYLYHGYGWKEPGKWSTGTYRVDLYIEGAQVATGSFEIYAPTAPKRKEGKQTTIFGEADKVEEYSKQAEVYLEKGDIDNYNLTLDKLANAYSARGAFRYSKGDFKGALEDLNEALLINPKLVNTYLIRGYTRFELGDLNGAIQDYSQVILMEPDNAVAYRYRGVARLANKDSSGFDDLEIAAILYKKEGNEEGYQQVQEIIKRLKS
- a CDS encoding 3-hydroxybutyryl-CoA dehydrogenase yields the protein MKRVGVVGAGTMGSGIAQVVASSGREVVLLDVSDSALDRGMTAIKNSMARFVKKGEMSEEDSKSILSRIYVTKMYSDLSDVDLVIEAIFENLEIKKETFTSLDASTRPEIVLATNTSSLSIVEIAVSTKRPDKVVGMHFFNPAPVMKLVEVIKALTTSDETFEFACEFAKSLGKESVKTKDVPGFIVNRVLMPMLNEAVFALQDGVGSAEDIDKAMKLGTNQPLGPLALIDLIGLDVTLDVIDVLYKEFRDPKFRAAPLLRQMVRAGWLGRKTGRGFYKY
- the coaE gene encoding dephospho-CoA kinase (Dephospho-CoA kinase (CoaE) performs the final step in coenzyme A biosynthesis.), which translates into the protein MKVIGLTGNIACGKSVVARMFEELGAKIIDADRIARLVVEPGEPAWKEIVEKFGEGILNTDRTIDRNKLGEIVFNDDEKREELNRITHPRIIERIKGKIEEYRGEKAKVVMIEAALIVEKGGMKPLISDLIVVTADEETQIKRLTERSGLSREEALSRIRSQMPISEKVKHATYVIDNSGSLEHTRQQVEAIWKRIKP
- a CDS encoding carboxyl transferase domain-containing protein, coding for MKDKIALLEEKEREAELGGGEERIKKQHEMGKLTARERIDLLLDKGTFVELDKFVVHRCTDFDMHKKKYLGDGVVTGYGKIDGRQVFVFAQDFTVFGGSLGIAYAKKISKIMDLAMEVGAPVIGLNDSGGARIQEGVESLAGYADIFLRNVLSSGVVPQISAILGPCAGGAVYSPAMTDFILMVKDTSYMFITGPDVIKAVTHEEVSREELGGAMVHNSTSGVAHFAATDDRECLLLIRELLSFLPSNNMEDPPRIRSDDPADRRDTRLRGIVPENPNKPYDIKELIRGVVDDGFFFEIQEHFAQNIVIGFARMGGRVVGIVGNQPNVLAGCLDINASIKGARFVRFCDCFNIPLLTFVDVPGFLPGTAQEWGGIIKHGAKILYAYCEATVPKVTVITRKAYGGAYDVMSSKHLRGDINFAYPTAEIAVMGPEGAVNIIARREIEQAEDPAAERARLAAEYRETFANPYRAAELGYIDEIIRPEDTRPRVIAALEMLEGKRQTNPPKKHGNIPL
- the accC gene encoding acetyl-CoA carboxylase biotin carboxylase subunit; the protein is MFKKILIANRGEIAIRIIRACRELGIKTVAVYSDADRRSLHVAMADEAYHIGPPAPGESYLVIEKIIDVAKRSGAEAIHPGYGFLSEKEAFAEACEREGIIFIGPSSEAIRLMGDKITARKIAQKAKVPLVPGSDGAVTDVEAKGVAKRIGFPVMIKASAGGGGKGMRLVRKQEEFESALRMARSEAHSAFGDDSVYIEKFVEQPRHVEIQVIGDSHGNILHLFERECSVQRRHQKVIEEAPSPAISPKTRKKMGEVAVRIAKAVSYRGAGTIEFIMDQKENFYFLEMNTRVQVEHPVTEMITAFDIVKWMIRIAAGEKLPFKQKDISMKGHALECRVYAEDPKTKFLPSPGKLEYVKAPSGPGIRDDSAIYSGYEVTPFYDPMLSKLVVWADTRKEAINKMRNALREYVVLGVKTNIGFLGRVMENDEFIQGKIDTGFIDRHPELLESNGNNLQYALIAAAIAMRNSTKEVESSKDTPVSNWKLFARKLAVSGNSLL